Below is a window of Oceanibaculum nanhaiense DNA.
TTCCTGGCCGGATCCTTGGAGCGGGGCCTTGGAGGAATCCGCCCGGCACCTGATCTGGTGGGCCTTGGATTGAGATAAGACGGGCGATTACACGCCCGGACCGCTACTGCAGCCTTATTGCGCAGCTGCTGATAAACAGCATCGCCTATATGGCGGCTGCGCCTCGAAAGCGAGCGGGTATAGGCGGATCGTATCAAATGTCCGCCTTCATGCTCTGCCGTTATCCTGGTCACTCAGCGAATAGCTGGTGCTGCGTCCCCCGCCTTTGTCCTTGACCAGTATCCCGCGCTCCAGCAGGTAGGTAATGTCGCGCAGCGCCGTGTCGGGCGAGCATTTCCCGATCTTTGCCCATTTCGACGATGTCAGCTTGCCCTCAAATCCGTCGAGCAGCCGGTTCAGCATGTCGCGCTGACGCTCATTCAGGGAATCGCCAGCGTGCTTTTCCCAGAAGCGCGCCTTCGTTAGGACGCCCGAGAGAATATCTTCCGCGCCGTCGAACGCCCGCGACAGGCAGGCGAGAAACCAGCTCAGCCACGCGGTGATGTCGAGATCGCCCTTCTGCGTGCTTTCCAGAATATCGTAGTATGCCTTGCGCTCCTGCCGGATTTGCGCGGACATGCTGTAAAAGCGCTGCGGACTTTGCTCCGACCGTGCAAGCTGCATGTCAGCAATGGCGCGCGCGATGCGCCCGTTGCCATCCTCGAACGGGTGGATGGTAACGAACCACAAATGGGCTATGCCAGCCTTCATGACGGGATCGAAGGCACCCTTGCCGTTGAACCAACTAAGAAAAACCTGCATATCGCCAACAAGGCGTTTTGCCTTCGGCGCTTCATAGTGAACGTGCTCGCGCCCGACCGGTCCTGAGATCACCTGCATCGGCCCCGATGTGTCATCGCGCCACGCGCCGACCTTTATCCGCTGCATTCTGCTGCGGCCTGTAGAGAAGAGCGCCGCGTGCCAATCGAACAGGCGTTCGTCGGTCAGTTCCAGATCGTAGTTCTGGGTAGCATCGAGCATCATCTCGACGACGCTCTCGACGTCCCGATCCGCCGGGACAAGCCCACCTATATCCATGCCCAGACGCCGGGCAATGGAGGAGCGCACCTGGTCGCGGTCGAGGATTTCGCCCTCGATCTCGCTGGACTTCAGGACCTCCTCGGTCATGGTCTGGAGTGACGCTGCCCTGCGCAGGTCGAAACCCAGTGCCTCCATGCGGCCGATCAGACGCCCTTGACGATGTCGGACAGCGCCAAGCGTGTCCGCCAGAACCTTGTGGTCCCAGCGGAACTCCGGCCATTCCGCGAGTTCATGAATATAGGTCATAATATCCGCACTCCTTGCGGTGATTATGGTCAATAATCTCCGCATTGGCCAGAATTAATCTCCGTAGAATATGCGGAGATTAATTGCGCCATTCGCCGCAGCTGAGCCGGGAGACAAAATTGGGACGTATCCCAGCCGAATCCGTGGAAATGCAAGAGTACGTGCTCAA
It encodes the following:
- a CDS encoding Fic family protein, yielding MTYIHELAEWPEFRWDHKVLADTLGAVRHRQGRLIGRMEALGFDLRRAASLQTMTEEVLKSSEIEGEILDRDQVRSSIARRLGMDIGGLVPADRDVESVVEMMLDATQNYDLELTDERLFDWHAALFSTGRSRMQRIKVGAWRDDTSGPMQVISGPVGREHVHYEAPKAKRLVGDMQVFLSWFNGKGAFDPVMKAGIAHLWFVTIHPFEDGNGRIARAIADMQLARSEQSPQRFYSMSAQIRQERKAYYDILESTQKGDLDITAWLSWFLACLSRAFDGAEDILSGVLTKARFWEKHAGDSLNERQRDMLNRLLDGFEGKLTSSKWAKIGKCSPDTALRDITYLLERGILVKDKGGGRSTSYSLSDQDNGRA